ATGCATAGCAAGTTCATAAGCTCGAGAGGATTCacaaaagattttatatttgttgtTTCCATGATGTATTATTTTCACTCCATCTGTTatcgatttttaaaatattaaataattttttaagcctTGAATCGATGGTATACAAAGAGTTGAGAAGTTCTACTAATAACAACtaagaaatatttcatttttctcCTGATCGAGCGAGTTCCAATCGTGTTTACACATTTCTGTTGACACTCAAGTTTATAGTATTTGTATTAAAtcattttaatttgaaaaataagtATTTTCAAACCTATGTTTATGTGATTTGTATCAGTTTAATTAGTAGACTATACTTTCTGTGCAATTTAAATTCCCCTCGTACCTTTCTACCGAGAGACTGCAAGCAAATCACTACGGAATTAAGATTTTGTCTTTCCCAGAGATCGACAGTTTGGAACGTCTCTTGCGCCGGGACGCCCAGCGCCCTCGCGGCCTCGAGGAAGGCATTTATATTTTCCATACACTTGAAAGCGAGACTGGTTTTGTTAATTTTCTTCACCGAGCCCTCCTTGATATCATTTACTAATCTGAAACGAGAAAATACCGATTAACACCGAACGAATCGCCATCGCGACGAGTCTCGTTTTAACGGAGTATAAATACTGGCAAAGAAGTACTCCATCCTTTAGGATGTCGTAGAAGTTGTCCATGTCCCCATTGGTGTTTATATTTTCTCCCGTGATCGTCTTGATCCATTCCAAACATTCCTGTGCCAGTTCCTCGCTATATTTACTGTTTATCTGCAACAGAACCGATTTGGGACCATCAATCGCTGTTTCCTCGAACGTTCGTCAATGGCGGCTGGAAATAACTTTATTGCGCGCGAAAGCTTTCGATAAAATAGGCAATTATCTATTCAGAAGCTGTAAAATAGAGTCAAAGATTTTCTCGAAGCATCGAAAATATTTTGGTTGAAATTTTCTAACAGAACTTATTCCCCAAATCAATATACTATTAAAATTGTTGAAATTACATAGACGCTATaagtttttcgaaaaaaaattttctccGTAAGCTTTATCGAACGAGCACGGAGATTCGTATCAATGTTTCAAACTCGATGGGATATAAGCCTCCTGACCGCTGTCTGTTATTAATTATGCGAGCGATCCAAGTAACACATCCTGTAGGGTCTGCGACACGAGCGTCGCTAAAGTCACTGACCCAACTTGTTTCAACACTTCGTTGTTCTTTCCGACGCGTCCCACAAATTCTCCCCCGTAAACGCAACCATCGTTTCGGAGAAAGTTTTTGTGCCGTGTAAAGAAACCGGTGAACACGTCCCCGCCCACGCTATCGCCGCGGAGGGTTTCAGAAGTGGACAGGTTTTTCCTATTTCTTTCCTTCCTTTTCGCGTATCTTCTACTTTCCTCCTTTAGATTTTAGGAATACACCGGTGCACCGTGAAACGACTACCTGAACAGAACGATATTACTGTGATCTTCGAGGAATATAATACAAGATAGAGGAAaaagaattttataattttataataataataaacattAAAGCACTGTAAGTCGTTctgagaatatacagggtgttcgaccatccctgggaaaaattttaatgggagattctggaggccaaaataagacgaaaatcaagaatttcttgactgaggctttgttaaaaagttattaaaaaattcaattaaaaaatttcaaatcattctgaaaaaattatttttgattgcaggggacaattataattatttttggtcaatagacataccccgaaatcctacccactttctagaaaaaaatttgagaaggtgtgaaatttttcgacaaaattacaaaatttcaaattgttctggaaaaattattttcggttgcaggggtccattacaattatttttggtaaatagatatacccccgaaatcctaaccactttcgagaaagaaattccttatcgaaaatataatttcaggccagaaatgtcactccaaaatttcgtgcgtatctttaaaacgtcataacttctgaacgaattgaacgattttaatgtttaaaaaagcaaacaacgcgtattttagtgaagaatatgtagaaattgcaaaaatattcgaaaagttgatccttgacaccacaaaatgagaaaaaccccataaaaatggtccaattttcaaacggccataactcctaaactagtaaaggtatctcattgaaatttttttctgatgcagagcccatgggtacctacaaaaaagtattaaacaacttttctgtacagcgccaaccaaattgattaaaaatgaaaagcgaatttttaagaaaaatcgacaggggtagctgctaaaatttttcgacaaaattaaaaaatttcaaatcgttctggaaaaattattttcggttgtgggggtcgattacaatcgtttttggtgaatagacatacctctgaaatcctgcgcattttcgagaaaaaaattcagtacgggcggaactttaaacgttaataactttttaacgaagcctccatcaacaaattggtattcttgattttcgtcctattttggcctctagaatcttccattacaatATTTCGCTGGGGTAGCCGAACATCTTGTATAAAATCTATTCTAACGTGTAAAAAATTGTCTATGTAGCACATAATCGTAGGAGAAGGAGTTAAATTTTGGTCAATAAAGTTTGGATCTCTCTTGAGCATCTCTGTGTTCTTTGAGGAATATAATACAGGATAAACAAAAGAGAATTTTACTAGATTTTTATAGTAATAATAAAAATGGAAGCATTGTTATTTATTTTGAGAATATATCATTTTTTCTAACGTGTGAGAAATTGTCTATGAAGCAAATTAGAGTAAGGGAAAGGGTTAAATTTCGATTATCAAAGTTTGCATCCAGAAGTTCGGGGGATCGATGGAGAACGCGCACAGTTATTCACATATAAAGCTACCTAAAAAGGAAAGGTTGCAAGCTTGGACCGTCGCATTTATCCTGGTGCAGTATGCATATTCCGTTAGGCATACGGTGTCTCGATCGTGATGCATTTTGCGTCGGAAAGCAACCAGCGTCCCGATCGTACGATTAGAATAACATACCAATCTGACATCTGGCAGCATCGttaaagtgtttttccagcgATTTCGAATTCTTATATTAGAAATTTTGTTGGATACAGCATTTCAAATATATCAATTTTACGTATGTATATCGATACAGAATTCGAAGCAATAGTAATCAAATTCTATGGGGTCTCCTCGTCTTTTGATAACgtttgaacatttttatttgaatttatgCAATAGAGAGAGTTCATACTTCATCAAGTATTTTTATTCAAGCCTGCAATTAAGATTATTGAGATTATGTTACTTAAGTAAATACAGTCAAAATACTGTAGTCATTTAATTATTCATTAGGTAGAACAGGcttcaaattataaataaagaaaaaggtGTTTTTGTTGAGCTGGTGGATATACAAAGTTTGTCTTATTTCTGCATTATAAATATTAAGTAATTTATTTGTGAACACAAATTTATACTACTTTAATCATTATATgactaaatttttttaattcaagttttctttcattttatgtacaaaattactatttaaaacaaagtttaaattgtaaataaaaatgtcTGTAATAAACATTTGAATATATaactataatatatattttacatcaatttgaatttatcattgaaacagttatctttaattaaaaattgataTACTTGGTCAACATAAATCAGAAAATTAAATTCGATATCGCGAGGGACATGTTTGTTTCTACAATAATAAGGATATATTTAAGATTTGATTAATATTACAATTAACATTGtcataattttataacattGCTGGAGGTGGACATTTTCTTGCTTTGGTAAGTAAAATATGCTTGCCGCGTGATTCGAATAGAAAATAAGAATTTTCGAAAGACGTAATATTGCGTTTTAAAGACGTCAGGCATACCTGGACGAAATAGGAAGACGTTCGGAACACTTTTTGTCGACATGAAAGCAATTAATGGCAAGGTAATGGTTCGTTTATACATTGCGTGATAAGAACATAAATCTCTTGCATAGACAAAATCGAAAATTACTCTCAACCTTGATGAGCTTAATGTTTCAACTGTTGCTCAAAAATTTGGGGGCACACTCtgtgtttttaataaataaaaacctTCTTGTATATAAATACTTGTTTTGAGGTAGCACTTGGTTGGTATAGTTTCTTTTAATATTAATGAAACAGATTACATTTGACTGTTGAAGTCCAGTTTGAAGAGATTAGTAACTCGTGGGTTGAAATatgaatatacaggatgttcggctacccctgcaaaaaattgtaatgggggattctagaggccaaaataagacgaaaatgaagaataccaatttgttgatggaggcttcgttaataagttattaacaattaaattcaaaaatttcaaatcgttctgaacaaattattttcggttgcgagggtcaattacaatcatttttggtgaatacacatacttccgaaatcctatccactttcgagaaaaaaattcgagtaagtgctgaaagttttgggtggaaaaaaagactttcgaatcgtattggaaaaattatttttagttgcaggggtcaattgcaagcatttttggtcaatagacatacccccgaaatcctactcagtttcgagaaaaaaattcagtacggtcggaactttaaacgttaatgactgtttaacgaagccttcatcaacaaattggtattcttgattttcgtcttattttggcctctagaatcccccattaaaatttttcccaggggtggccgaacaccctgtatattaaagctAAAGAAAAGGGATGGGGCATGGGATGACGAACTTAGGTGAACTCTACCCTTGTTGACTAAATGAACAAGGGTAGACTTTGGCCATAAGGGCTTGTAATCTAGGCGACTCAGAGGTGATGATCCAGAGTATACATTGATAAAGAAGTTGGTCATCCAACATGACAATTACTTTATTGCTTACTTTTTTACAAAACCATCGCTTTAGTACAATGTAGAATTCAATCAATCATCTACTTATTTTGATATTGATACTGTATCACAGATAGATGATAAGTCTTATGCTATCAAACAGATTATATCAAAAAGTGCTGTCCTTGAAGTTGATAGAGATTGGTAAAAATGCAAACTGTCTTATCCTTGGATAAGATTTTTAAGAATTAACAATTCTTGTATTAggaatacaattataatttttaaagataatattttcagtaaaatatttatctacatCCGAACAaacattcattttttaaattttagcgTTGTTACAAACTGTTTGGTAACAGTCCCTATGTGATTATTGATAACATACGTGACAACACTGATCTAAAAATCTTATAGATCTCTATCAGCGATATTGTCAGGTAGAAAACAAGTAACGTAAGAGTCACAATTCGGTCCCAGGGTTTGGCATGCAAAGTGAAATCACCTaataagaattttctttatacaaATCAGGCAGTTCATCAGAACAATGCCGAGTTTCATGCAAAGAAGTTTCACATTAGAGGTATTCGCTTTCACCAAACGCGTCGTTCGGCTTGTTGAAAGCGCGCCTCCTTCCTCAAGTTAGAATATGTAAGTGCGATTATTATATATAACACCATTAACATCAACAGTGATTATTTAACATCGAAACATCTAAACTTTTACGGAAAAAGTCTTCTTTTCAAACTCGATCACCCGatgaaatattcaaaaaatCAAAGActagcaaaattttattcgaatattaaCTATATTAAACAGATTTTTATTTGTTCAAATATTTCATTCTGTACTGCAAATTTTAACTATTATTCAAAGAGTAACTTTCGAAAGTTTTATCTAAGAATTTTacccattttttttttaattatatcgttcatttgttttctttcacaTTTCACGAGTATAAAATTGATTATACAGTAACGTAAATGATTTTAAGTATCGTATACATATTGTTGTCAATTACCTTTGTTTATAACATACTGAGAAAGAAATATTTACTTCGCGTATGTATAGTGATTCTTTTCTCAGGCTCGTACGAATCTAAAAAGTCAGTAAATTGTGCTATTGCAGGTATTGCTTGCTAATTAGGTTTCCCAATTGTTTTGCTACGTCAACGAGTTAACGAGCTGCAATTGACGCGTGATGAATTTCGTCTTTTGAGTTATTAATTATTTGCTACGGAGGTAACAACAGTTTTAACTAGGGCGGATTACGTAAACTGCACGTTTTGAGGTTTCGAACAGCAATGCTTAACCGTTTATGGTCAAAGACCGAGACGTTCTTGATGGTATAGCTTTGTCAACCGCGGCTCTGACACGACGTCACATTTAATTAACGAAATATTACCTTCGAGTAAGACGGTATCAGTCCGATGCAAATTTATTCTAATTAAGCGACTGTGCAACATTTCCGCTCATTAGCATTCTATGTTTGACAATTATCGCGCACCCTGtagtattaaaattttagagtttCTCGTCAAACATTTATTGACAATTCTAAAGAGCTAATTACATATTTGAGGATTATAAAAGATACTGTGTCAACATTGGGATTTTCTGTATCTGTAAATCATATTTATTTAGACTTTGCAGAGTGTATAATACGATAATAAGTGCACGTACCCTAAAATATCAACAGAACGCCATTTGTGAAGCAAATTGGAAGAATAACGATTTAAGTTGTTATCTTCATTGTATTATTTTGATACGTATATGTGTTattaattatgaaagtggtctaaGCTAGGAGTtggagaaaattgaatttacttAAAGACAGAtgattttgttttaaatttgtGATGTTTTATTATGTGTTCTTGGAAAGTTTGAATACACACGATCTAGAGAAACACTTTAAAGATTGATATACAACattgatttttttttgttatttctcagcttttatttaaataaagaacTAAACTGTATCCGTCGATACTGAAGTTACAGTGTTTatgcatttttttttattaaaaatgactgAATATCTTTAATATTCAGCAGCTTATTCATGCTTGGCTGTCGACTCATTTAAATCACAGCCTTCGCTTGTCAGTAATTTGTCAAGTACAGCATTTGTTCCGGCACAGTAGAACGTTGATTATTAGAGTCGGTCGAGGAAATCAGTCGAGGAAAACTACAGTTGTAACTATGTTATAAAACAGCAGGGTACAAAATAATTCCGAATGACGCACGTTCGTTGCAAGAAAGCATGGTAAACGTAATGtagaaagtaaataaataattttgagatATAGCTGAATTTTGTATTCctcgtaaaataaatatttgaacaTCAATTTCTTTTCGAGTTTCCCTCCatctttataatattaattcacactattaaaaaaaaaatgacgaGTTAAAACAAATCCCAAATAAAATTTAGCAAACATCTTTATTTCACTTTAAGATTgtcatattaattttaaaatttctatataGGTTCTTAAATTAAATAACTATTTTTTAAAGGACCACTAACCAATTTTAATTCGTTTTCAAACGttttacattattattatttttgtaacttCTGTTTCGGTTATTTCTTCCTATTAATCAACTCACAcggataataaataaataactttatttctcAAAGCATTCGTAAACGTTTAGTGTGAATTTTGAAAGCGACGTAAGTTTTGCATAAGTCCAGGTGAGTTTAAACATCGACGCGACGTTTTCACGAGCCTCTCTATTCGTTCGACGATAATGTTCGAATTGTATGCAGGCGTCCACTATCTCGATGATACCAGCCGACAATGTAGACCATTATACGAATTCTATATATAGGTATTAAGTAAGCGTGCGATAATTTCATTAACGGAGAAACGAGTAATCACGCGTCAACGTTGGTATTCGCGCAAAAAATGTACATACTACAAATTCATGCTGACGAACCGAAACGAAGCAATGGCCGCTCCGTGGAAGTGCCGTTCGTCGATTACGAAAACACCTGGCAAGATTTGCTTCTGTGATTTCGTGTCGACGATTCTAGCAAGTCCGAAGGTCTGCCAGGCGAAGTGAGTTTGCAAATACCTCATTTTTCGTTCCACGTTCGTGCAATTATCGACTCGATTATTCTTGCGTTAAATCGATTTAAGCATCGCTAAAATAATTTGTGACCAATTCTCCGGTTaaagtttgaaaaatatatttctgtaTTTTTACTTATAAACTACATTCCGCGTAAAAGGTTTATTTCTGTCTTCACCGAGTACTAGAGACCTTATTTCAATTTCTTGAacgggataacgcaacatagagTCGACCTTGAGAAAATACCGGTTCGTTAAGACAAACTCCCACATGCAAATCGAGTAGCCTAGACTTCTCGTCGGATCATAAAGAGCAACTAAACGGAATTTTAAGTAAATTGGACGGAAATAGTAAAAGCTATAGGGaagtcacaaacacacagacttTTAATGCGTGTAGATATTTGCAGTGACGATATACACCATTTGACAGATGCTATCTAGAAGTTAAAAGTGCGGATTATAGATTAAATTCAGGGTGTATGCAATCTTGAGTGGGTTTATTtacttataaaattttatataaaacaattcttaaccctctatgggctgaatttttttcttaaatgtaAACTTGCAAGGCATTAACTTTGATATTTCAGGTTCTTGGTGCTGCCAACCATCGTCAATATTGTTATTGTTTATCTCAGAGATATTATATAATTACGTCATCTTGTGAAAAAGCTAAAATTATTTAGAAAGTTATATGGGCCTATAGAGGGTTAAGATGTAAAATTTCGATGACCAATGTATTAATACGAATAGAAGCTTTTTTTATTCTTTGATGTTCTCTTTGCATCGTACCTCCTACTCTAAGGGTTGTATCCCCTGCTTTAGAAATCAACGATTTGGAAAAACAATTTCTTCGAACTAACAAACTGAGAGGAAAAAAATGAGAGGAAATGGCCGATAATTCTACCACAAACCTAGGATAATCTTCTCGAATACCCGTCAGGAAACAAtagtttttatattaaattctacGAAGACCAACGTCTCGACCACATAAAGAGTGAAAAGCAAAACGAGAACTTTAGGGACAGGGTGTGACGTCTACCTATATAGATTCCACAGCATACCAAGCGTTCTTGAATCCGGCTCTTCTCCAGCAGGATTCTAAGGTTCGACGGGTGTGGTGGAGAGTCCATTGTGTTCGAAATTATGCGGGGTTACAACGGACCCTCACCTGTATCATTTTTCTCGCTCTAACAAAAAAACGCTTTCGTAGACCGCAATCTCTTATctctttcttttaattagaaaaatattaaaacgtcAGTAGACCACGTACGTATTCCCTCGAATTTTTCGTTCCAATCGAAAGGTATTCGAGCTTTCACAAGGTAAAACAGATTCTTTCTGCCGTGGTTGACAGTCGGAATGTTTTATGAAGGGCCCATTATACCTGGCTCCAGAATTGAGAAGGTAGCCCTGGAGCCAAATGACTCGGAAATTTCCTGGGATCTCAGAAAATGTTTGCATATACCAGCATTCACATTTCGTGCTACAGTTCATGGCACAGAATTGCAGTCGTTAAATATTGAATGACTGGAGAAAGGAAGGGGCTCGAAAAACACATTTCACGAATCTAGATAAAAGTCCTTTCAGAGATTTTAGATTTAAAATTATGAAATACGAACGTGGGTTTCCTGGAGGCACGAAATTTTGaaatgtatatttattatttattttacatcgtTGTCTCTTCGGAAGTTTTTGATAACGAGGCGTTAAAAAAATTTTGGGTCAAAGAACACAGTTAGAAATG
The sequence above is a segment of the Colletes latitarsis isolate SP2378_abdomen chromosome 6, iyColLati1, whole genome shotgun sequence genome. Coding sequences within it:
- the Chd64 gene encoding transgelin calponin-3; the protein is MMASNRAAKSGFAAEAQRKINSKYSEELAQECLEWIKTITGENINTNGDMDNFYDILKDGVLLCQLVNDIKEGSVKKINKTSLAFKCMENINAFLEAARALGVPAQETFQTVDLWERQNLNSVVICLQSLGRKAGNYGKPSIGPKEADKNVRNFTEDQLRAGQGVISLQYGSNKGANQSGINFGNTRHM